A portion of the Mycobacterium paraseoulense genome contains these proteins:
- the nudC gene encoding NAD(+) diphosphatase translates to MAVADFQLRNVPLLSRVGADRADQLRTDVEAAAKGWADAALLRVDSRSQVLVADGRVVLGAAASLGDRPPPEAVFLGRIADDRHVWAIRGALEAPEDPDVRAEVVNLRGLGSILDDTSSQLVSSALALLNWHDSARFSSVDGSPTRPARAGWARVNPVTGHEEFPRIDPAVICLVHDGGDRAVLARQAVWPERMFSLLAGFVEAGESFEVCVAREIREEIGLTVRDVRYLGSQPWPFPRSLMVGFHAVADPAEDFSFNDGEIAQAAWFTRDEVRAALAAGDWSSSAESTLLLPGSISIARVIIESWAALD, encoded by the coding sequence GTGGCCGTTGCGGACTTTCAGCTGCGCAACGTTCCGCTGCTGTCGCGCGTGGGGGCCGACCGGGCCGACCAGCTGCGCACCGACGTCGAGGCGGCCGCAAAGGGGTGGGCGGACGCGGCGCTGCTGCGGGTGGATTCGCGCAGTCAGGTGCTGGTCGCCGACGGCCGGGTGGTGTTGGGCGCCGCGGCCAGTCTGGGCGACAGGCCGCCACCGGAGGCGGTGTTCCTGGGCCGCATAGCCGACGACCGTCACGTGTGGGCCATCCGCGGCGCGCTGGAGGCGCCCGAGGACCCCGACGTGCGCGCCGAGGTGGTGAATCTGCGCGGCCTCGGCTCGATTCTCGACGACACCAGCAGCCAGCTGGTGTCGTCGGCGCTCGCGCTGCTCAATTGGCATGACTCCGCGCGGTTCAGCTCGGTGGACGGCTCACCGACCCGGCCGGCGCGGGCGGGCTGGGCGCGGGTCAACCCGGTCACCGGCCACGAGGAGTTCCCGCGCATCGACCCGGCGGTGATCTGCCTGGTCCACGACGGCGGCGACCGCGCGGTGCTGGCCCGCCAGGCGGTGTGGCCGGAGCGGATGTTCTCGCTGCTGGCGGGGTTCGTCGAGGCCGGCGAGTCGTTCGAGGTCTGCGTCGCCCGCGAGATCCGCGAGGAGATCGGCCTGACCGTCCGCGATGTGCGCTACCTGGGCAGCCAGCCCTGGCCGTTCCCGCGTTCACTGATGGTCGGCTTCCACGCCGTCGCCGACCCGGCGGAGGACTTCTCGTTCAACGACGGCGAGATCGCGCAGGCGGCGTGGTTCACCCGCGACGAGGTGCGTGCGGCGCTGGCGGCCGGTGACTGGTCCAGTTCGGCGGAGTCCACACTGCTGCTGCCCGGGTCGATCTCGATCGCGCGCGTGATCATCGAGTCCTGGGCCGCGCTCGACTGA
- a CDS encoding sensor domain-containing protein: MGRTSAVIASGAVALASACAHSPSNTAAPAPDHAYAESLVVSLADARRIANFEGLQPYSYADRHDPPRETVGNPPAPCRAVGSTDLTFAEGWKEYRSVAYSGSTDDLRPGGIAPINEITNTVVIYPDAAAAGGALNQLHTTLDQCAALHHSAYDFALNKPDSATLKLGSDGWIHLYTVKSSVLVSVGVLGIEPTEQVANAVLQTVTDRIK, from the coding sequence ATGGGCAGAACTTCGGCCGTGATCGCCTCCGGCGCGGTGGCTCTTGCGTCGGCGTGCGCGCACTCGCCGAGTAACACCGCGGCGCCGGCCCCCGATCACGCCTACGCCGAATCACTGGTCGTCAGCCTGGCGGACGCGCGTCGCATCGCCAATTTCGAAGGACTGCAACCGTATTCGTATGCCGACCGGCATGATCCGCCGCGGGAGACCGTCGGCAACCCACCCGCCCCCTGCCGGGCGGTGGGATCGACGGACCTCACATTCGCCGAGGGCTGGAAGGAGTACCGTTCGGTGGCCTACAGCGGCTCGACCGACGACCTGAGGCCCGGCGGCATCGCCCCGATCAACGAGATCACCAACACCGTCGTCATCTACCCGGACGCGGCCGCCGCGGGCGGAGCGCTCAACCAGCTGCACACCACCCTCGACCAGTGCGCCGCGCTGCACCACAGCGCCTACGACTTCGCCCTGAACAAGCCGGATTCTGCGACCCTCAAGCTCGGCTCCGACGGATGGATTCACCTGTACACGGTGAAGTCGTCGGTGCTGGTGTCGGTCGGCGTGCTCGGAATCGAACCCACCGAGCAGGTCGCCAACGCCGTCCTGCAGACGGTGACCGACCGCATCAAGTAG
- a CDS encoding ATP-dependent DNA helicase UvrD2, with the protein MPMLADALTAELDDEQREAVLAPRGPVCVLAGAGTGKTRTITHRIAQLVASGHVAAGQVLAVTFTQRAAGEMRSRLRMLDAAAGTDTGVGGVQALTFHAAAHRQLRYFWPRVVGDTGWQLLDTKFAVVARAASRSRINASTDDVRDLAGEIEWAKASLISPEEYPAAVAEAGRDIPLDAARVATVYAAYEALKVRDESVTLLDFDDLLLHTAAAIENDAAVADEFRGRYRCFVVDEYQDVTPLQQRVLTAWLGDRDDLTVVGDANQTIYSFTGASPRFLLDFSRRYPDATVVRLERDYRSTPQVVSLANQVIAAARGRVAGSKLHLLGQRPPGPAPSFHEYPDEPAEAAAVAASIARLIESGTPPPEIAVLYRVNAQSEAYEEALTEAGIPYQVRGGEGFFTRQEIKQALLALQRAAERGAEGPLPAVVRAVLEPLGLTAEPPVGTRARERWEALTALAELVDDEVAQRPQLELTGLLTELRLRADARHPPVVRGVTLASLHAAKGLEWDAVFLVGLADGTLPISHALAHGPESEAVEEERRLLYVGITRARTHLALSWALARSPGGRQGRKPSRFLNGIAPQARADTAPGRPRRNRGPAPRCRICNKDLSTAAAVMLRRCETCAADVDEELLLRLKAWRLDIAKEQKVPAYVVFTDNTLIAIAELRPDDEDALIAIPGIGARKLEQYGPDVLELVRGR; encoded by the coding sequence ATGCCGATGCTCGCCGACGCCTTGACCGCCGAGCTGGACGACGAGCAGCGCGAGGCGGTGCTGGCTCCGCGCGGACCGGTCTGCGTGCTCGCGGGCGCCGGGACGGGCAAGACCCGCACCATCACACACCGGATCGCCCAGCTGGTGGCGAGCGGTCATGTGGCCGCCGGGCAGGTGCTGGCGGTCACCTTCACCCAGCGCGCGGCGGGGGAGATGCGTTCCCGGCTGCGGATGCTGGACGCCGCCGCGGGCACCGACACCGGCGTCGGCGGGGTGCAGGCCCTGACGTTTCACGCCGCGGCGCACCGGCAGCTGCGGTACTTCTGGCCGCGGGTGGTCGGGGACACCGGCTGGCAGCTGCTGGACACCAAGTTCGCGGTGGTGGCGCGGGCGGCCAGCCGCTCCCGGATCAACGCCAGCACCGATGACGTCCGCGACCTGGCGGGCGAGATCGAATGGGCCAAGGCGTCGCTGATCAGCCCCGAGGAGTACCCGGCCGCCGTGGCCGAGGCGGGGCGCGACATCCCGCTGGACGCGGCCCGGGTCGCGACGGTGTATGCCGCCTACGAGGCGCTGAAGGTCCGCGACGAATCGGTGACGCTGCTCGACTTCGACGACCTGCTGCTGCACACCGCGGCCGCGATCGAGAACGACGCCGCCGTGGCCGATGAGTTCCGCGGCCGCTACCGGTGTTTCGTCGTCGACGAATACCAGGACGTCACCCCTCTGCAGCAGCGGGTGCTGACGGCGTGGCTGGGCGACCGGGACGACCTGACCGTCGTCGGCGACGCCAACCAGACCATCTACTCGTTCACCGGGGCCTCGCCCCGCTTCCTGCTCGACTTCTCGCGGCGGTATCCCGACGCCACCGTGGTCCGTCTGGAGCGCGACTACCGCTCCACCCCGCAGGTGGTGTCGTTGGCCAACCAGGTGATCGCCGCGGCCCGCGGCCGGGTCGCCGGCAGCAAGCTGCACCTGTTGGGGCAACGCCCGCCGGGCCCGGCGCCGTCGTTTCACGAATATCCCGACGAACCGGCCGAGGCCGCCGCGGTCGCCGCCTCGATCGCCCGGCTGATCGAATCTGGTACGCCGCCGCCGGAGATTGCCGTGCTGTACCGGGTCAACGCGCAGTCCGAGGCCTACGAGGAGGCGCTGACCGAGGCGGGCATCCCGTATCAGGTCCGCGGCGGCGAGGGGTTCTTCACCCGGCAGGAGATCAAGCAGGCGCTGTTGGCGCTGCAGCGGGCGGCCGAGCGCGGCGCCGAGGGGCCGCTGCCCGCGGTCGTGCGGGCGGTCCTGGAGCCCCTCGGGCTGACCGCCGAGCCGCCGGTCGGCACCCGCGCCCGGGAGCGGTGGGAGGCGCTGACCGCGCTCGCCGAGTTGGTCGACGACGAGGTGGCCCAGCGCCCACAGCTGGAGCTCACGGGCCTGCTGACGGAACTCCGGCTGCGGGCCGACGCGCGGCACCCGCCGGTAGTGCGGGGCGTGACGCTGGCGTCACTGCACGCCGCCAAGGGCCTGGAGTGGGATGCGGTGTTCTTGGTCGGGCTGGCCGACGGCACGCTGCCCATCTCGCACGCGTTGGCACACGGGCCCGAAAGCGAGGCCGTTGAAGAGGAGCGCCGGCTGCTCTACGTCGGAATCACCAGGGCACGAACGCATTTGGCGCTCAGCTGGGCGCTGGCCCGCAGCCCGGGCGGGCGGCAGGGCCGCAAGCCGTCGCGGTTCCTCAACGGGATCGCGCCGCAGGCCCGCGCCGACACCGCGCCGGGCCGGCCCCGACGCAACCGGGGACCCGCACCCCGCTGCCGGATCTGCAACAAGGACCTGTCCACCGCCGCGGCGGTCATGCTGCGGCGCTGCGAAACGTGTGCCGCCGACGTCGACGAGGAGTTGCTGCTGCGGCTCAAGGCATGGCGGCTGGACATCGCCAAGGAGCAGAAGGTGCCCGCCTATGTGGTGTTCACCGACAACACGCTGATCGCGATCGCCGAGCTGCGCCCCGACGACGAGGACGCGCTGATCGCGATCCCCGGCATCGGCGCGCGCAAGCTGGAACAGTACGGACCCGACGTGCTGGAGCTGGTGCGCGGCCGCTGA
- the mrx1 gene encoding mycoredoxin Mrx1, which translates to MTTAPITVYTTSWCGYCHRLMTVLKSNGIPYEAVDIEHDRAAAEFVGSVNGGNRTVPTVKFADGSTLTNPSAAEVKAKLAETGA; encoded by the coding sequence ATGACCACTGCCCCGATCACGGTTTACACCACCTCATGGTGTGGCTACTGCCATCGCCTCATGACCGTGTTGAAGTCCAACGGAATCCCGTACGAGGCGGTCGACATCGAGCATGACCGCGCGGCGGCCGAGTTCGTCGGTTCGGTCAACGGCGGCAACAGGACGGTTCCCACGGTGAAGTTCGCCGACGGGTCCACGCTGACCAACCCGAGCGCGGCCGAGGTCAAGGCCAAGCTCGCCGAAACCGGCGCCTGA